A genomic window from Punica granatum isolate Tunisia-2019 chromosome 2, ASM765513v2, whole genome shotgun sequence includes:
- the LOC116194259 gene encoding endochitinase EP3-like has translation MDLRKTLVTFSLVCLISGLTSQQAYGQNCGCSPDLCCSQYGYCGTGDQYCGTGCRSGPCYSSTPSTPTPSGGSSVADIVSDSFFNGIIGQADASCAGKSFYTRQAFLDAAKSYPQFAAGSADDSKREIAAFFAHVTHETGHFCYVEEIDGASKDYCDESNTQYPCAPNKGYYGRGPIQISWNYNYGPAGKDIGFDGLNSPETVANDPVVSFKTAFWFWMNNVHSVIGQGFGATIRAINGAIECNGGNSGAVQARVKYYTDYCNQLGISPGDNLTC, from the exons ATGGATCTGAGAAAAACCCTTGTAACCTTTTCTCTCGTCTGCCTAATTTCCGGTTTAACGTCACAGCAAGCATATGGTCAGAACTGTGGGTGTTCGCCTGATCTGTGCTGCAGCCAGTATGGATATTGTGGCACAGGAGATCAATACTGCGGCACAGGCTGCAGGTCAGGACCGTGCTACTCCTCCACCCCATCCACCCCCACACCTTCTGGTGGCAGCTCGGTTGCTGATATCGTGAGTGACAGCTTCTTCAATGGGATCATAGGGCAAGCTGATGCAAGCTGTGCTGGGAAGAGCTTCTATACGAGGCAAGCGTTTCTTGATGCGGCCAAAAGTTACCCTCAGTTCGCTGCCGGTTCAGCAGATGATTCTAAGAGGGAGATTGCAGCATTCTTTGCCCATGTCACGCATGAAACTGGAC ACTTCTGCTACGTAGAAGAGATAGATGGTGCTTCTAAGGACTACTGCGATGAAAGCAACACGCAATATCCATGCGCCCCAAACAAGGGCTATTATGGTCGCGGGCCGATCCAAATTTCATGGAATTACAACTACGGACCTGCAGGAAAGGACATTGGATTTGATGGGCTGAACTCTCCTGAAACTGTGGCCAATGACCCCGTCGTCTCATTCAAGACAGCTTTCTGGTTTTGGATGAACAACGTGCATTCCGTGATCGGTCAAGGTTTTGGGGCTACAATTAGAGCCATCAATGGTGCCATTGAGTGCAATGGCGGAAACAGTGGCGCTGTACAAGCACGTGTTAAGTACTACACCGACTACTGCAACCAACTCGGCATTTCTCCTGGGGACAACCTTACCTGTTAG